In the genome of Maribacter forsetii DSM 18668, the window CCGTCAACAATACGCGCTACGGTTTCACCGAACATACGGTCAATGTCGTCTAAAGTATACTCGGTGTCCTCAACTACATCATGTAATAGGGCAGAGGCTATGGAAACGGCATCAAGTCCAATTTCAGAAGCTACTATTTTTGCTACTGCTATCGGATGAAAAATATAAGCTTCACCAGATTTTCTTCGTTGCGTTTTGTGCGCATCAACAGCTACCTCAAAAGCGCTTCGTATTAGTTTTTTATCATCATCTGTCAATGTTTGATAACTAATTCGGAGTAACTCTTTGTACTCTTGAGCTATAAGCTTATTTTCCTCTTCTATCGCTGCCTGTGTCATACTAGATTAAAAATAAGATAATCTTATATGATGCACAACAAAAATTATGCCTTTAAATTACGTATGCGATCGATTAACGGTGGGTGAGAATAGTGCATAAATACATATGCTGGGTGTGGAGTTAAGTTGCTAAGACTGTTTTTTGATAGCTTTTTCAAAGAAGTGACCAATGGTAAGGCTGCGTATGTGTCTTTAGCATAGTCATCTGCCTGATACTCAAATTTTCTTGAAAAATGATTCATTAGCAAGCCCGTTATTTCTGAAATGGGACTATATAATATTCCAAAACCTATTAAGGCTGCGTGAAAACTAGGTCTGTCTACACCAATTGCCAAAGAAACTTCTGGGTTATTAATAAATAATGAGAGTAACAATAGCATTAATCCTGTAAGCAGAATTGAAGTCGCTAGATTATATATGATGTGCTTTCGTTTATAATGACCTATTTCATGTGCCAATACGGCTACAATCTCTTCCTCTTCTAAATCATTAATTAAAGTGTCATATAAGGTTACTCGCTTTTCCTTACCAAATCCTGAAAAATACGCGTTGGCTTTTGTGGATCGTTTAGATCCGTTAATCACAAATATATTTTGTAGATCAAAACCTACGTGTGCGGCGTAGTTTTCAATTTTTTCTTTTAAACTACCAGCTTCCAAAGGTTCTTGCTTATTAAACAATGGTACAATTAGTTTGCTGTAAAACACATTCATGAACAGCGTGAATGCTGCAACTAATGCCCACGTATACAGCCAAAAGTTGGTGCCTGCCCATTGAAAAAACCAAATGACCAAAGATAGAATTCCTCCACCTACAATTATGGTCATTGCCCATTGTTTTAATTTATCTAAAAAGAAAGTCGATATCGTTGTTTTATTAAAACCAAATCTTTCTTCGATTACAAATGTTTGGTAGTAAGAAAAAGGAATGTTAATAATATCGCTTCCGATCATAATAATACCGAAAAAAACCAATGCTTCTATGATAATGTTATCGCTCTGGTTTTGTGCAATGTTATCCACATAGGCAAATCCGCCAAACAATAAAAAGGTTAGAATCAATAACAATGAAAAAACTGATGTAAAAACACCAAATTTATAATTGGTGAGTTTGTAGGCTTGAGATTTTTCATATTCCTCTGTATTATAAACATCACTTAAATCCTCTGGTATAGGGTCTTTAAATCGCTGTGCGTTTAAGTAATTCATCACCGTAGCAAGTATAAACTCCGATATCAAAATGAAAAGGATACAATAAAAGACGAATGTATTATCCATATAGTGTTGTTGCAAACGAAAACGGTACTATAAAAAGTATATGTTTTATTGGTTTATTTTTCGCTGACGTTTGGCTTCAAAGATAAGTATTGCCGCAGAGACCGAAACGTTCATGGAATCTATCTCACCTTCCATTGGTATAATAATGTTCTGTGTGCTGTTCGTAAGCCATTCTTCACTTAGTCCAGAATGTTCGGTTCCTACTACTATTGCTGTGGGTTCTTTATAATCAACCGTCGTATAATCTTTGGATGCAGATAGTGCAGCGCAAAATATCTGAAATCCTTCTTTTTTTAAAAAGGATATAATTTCTGTCGTACTGCCTATTTTAACATTCCTTGAAAAAATACAACCCACACTTGATCTTATAATATTCGGATTGTATAAATCGGTTTTTGGATTGGCAATTAAGACGGCATCTAAATTTGCAGCGTCTGCCGTTCTCAGTAGTGCTCCTATATTGCCTGGTTTTTCAGGTGCTTCTGCGATCAGCACTAGCGGATTTTTAGTCTTGAATTTTAAAGACGAGAGCTCGTGGTCTTTACTCTTCGCAATAGCAATGATGCCTTCCGTAGTGTCTCTGTAAGCTAATTTCTTGTAAACATCTAGTGTTACGGATATGAGTTGATCACTGCTGAAGGACTGTATTATAGCTGTGTTTTCTAAAATGGTTTCGCAGTATAGAATGGTATCTATACCATACCCTGCATTGCTTGCAATCTGCAATTCGCGCAGCCCTTCTAAGACAAAAAGACCTGTTTTTTTGCGCTCCCTAGATTTTTCCTTTAATAGTAAAATCTTCTTTATCAGTGGGTTTTGGGCGCTACTTATGTGTTTTGTTGCTTGCATGAAATACAAAAATAGTTCAATTTAGTAAGTCTCTTGTAGTTTCTCGACTAACGGATTTCAAAAAACAATAAATAATCAATTAACATTATGAATAAATTTTACCTTTTAGTTTTAGCCTTGGCAATATTTTCATGTAAAGAAGCTCCTAAAAAAGAAACCATTACAGAAGCTGCTGAAGAAGTTGTAACACAAGTGAATTTAGATAAATATCCTGCGGAATTGAATAAAGTATTTGAAGCTCATGGCGGATTAAATGCTTGGAAGGGATACAAAACGTTGAATTTTGAAATGCCTAACGAAAAGTTCAACGAATTACAGACTATTGATCTTCATAAAAGATTTGATAAAATTTCTACTCCAGCATACACAATTGGTTATGATGGTGCTGAAGTTTGGCTTTTAGATAACACAGGTGACTATGAAGGTAAGCCAAAGTTCTATCACAATTTAATGTTTTACTTCTACGCAATGCCATTTGTATTGTCTGATGACGGAATAAAATATGAAGAAGTTGATGCTTTGGTATATGAGGGGGTTTCATACCCGGGTTATAAAATTTCTTATAATAGTGGAGTAGGGGCTTCTTCTACAGACGAATACTATATTCATTATGATGCAGAGACTTTTGAAATGAGATGGTTGGGTTATACGATGACGTATTTTAGTGGTGAGCCATCTAAGAAAATTAATTGGATCAATTATAATGATTGGGTAAAGGTTGATGCCGTTTTATTGCCAAAATCAATTACATGGCATAAAGTTGAAGAAGGTGAAGTTAAAGGACCGGCTAAAACCGTAAACTTTGAAAATGCTACGTTATCTACAGAGGCTAAGCCAAACGGCTTTTATTCTAAACCTGAGAATGCTGTAATTGTGGAGTAAGGAGTTTCTCAAAATCATATAATTTTTTTAAAATAGGTGCCATTTTTATGGCACCTTATTTTTTATACCTAACTTGGAATTTATCTAATTCTAATGGGATATGAATGTACTTTTTTTTGGTATAACAAAAGATATCGTAGGTAGCTCTGAAATTAATTTTTCTGATGAATTTAAGCCTGTAAATGTTGCCGAACTTAAAAAACAACTGATTGATTCTTATCCTGAATTTTCAAAATTAAATTCATTGGCTGTAGCTGTAAATAGTGAATATGCGGATGATAATGTAACATTAATTGGTAATGAAGAAATTGCCATTATACCACCAGTAAGCGGAGGCTAATGAAGAAAGTAATTGAGATAGTCGATGAAATTGATACGGCTAAGGTGTATGCTGAATTAAGCGATGCCAATAGCGGTGGAATCTGTGTTTTTGTAGGTGCTGTACGTGAGTTTACAAATAACGAAGAAGTAGTTGCTTTGGAGTTTGAAACTTATAAAACTATGGCGCTTAAAGAAATGGAGAAAATTGCTGACAGCGCTCTAGAGAAATGGTCATTGAATAAAGTGGTTATGAGACATGCGGTTGGTGAAAAGGGTGTTGAAGAACCCGTTGTGGTTGTAGGTGCATCATCTGCACATAGAGATGCGTGTTTTGAAGCCTGTAGATATCTGATCGATACTCTTAAAGAAACTGTTCCTATCTGGAAGAAAGAGAAATTTAAGAATAAGACCGTGTGGGTTTCGGCTCATCCGTGATTTTTGGAGAAGAGAGAAGCTAGAGGTGAGAAAATAGAGAAGAGGAGCTAGATTATAGAAAATAGAGTAAAGAAAATAGAGGAAGTTGAGTTTGAACTTGATTTTTGAATTTGAACTTGAACTTGTGTTTGTGTTTGATTTTTGAATTTGTATTTGTTTTTTGAACTTGCACTTGAACTTGTATTATAAATATGTTAGTAGACAACCATAATAGAGCAATTAATTACTTGAGATTGGCGGTTACAGATCGTTGCAATCTTCGTTGTAATTATTGCATGCCAGAGGAGGGAATCAATTTTGCTAAAAATGACAAATTGTTTACCATTGATGAGTTGGTGAAATTGAGTGAGATTGTGGTTTCTCAAGGTATAGACAAAATACGTATTACTGGTGGCGAACCTTTTGTACGTAAAGATTTAATGGTATTGCTAAGAAGCTTATCAAAGTTAGAGGGACTTAATGATATATCTGTTACTACCAATGCGACTTTAATTGGTCCGTATATTGATGAGTTGAAAGAACTGGGCATTAAGAATATTAATGTGAGTATGGATGCCATTAATCGTGAGACTTTTGAGCGTATTACACGTCGGGATCATTATGATGTGGTGTATAATAATATGATTCGCTTAATAACCGAAGGATTTAATGTCCGTATTAATTTCATTGCTTTAGATGGTCAAAATACAGATGATATTCTACCTATGCTAGAGCTAACAAAGCATTACAATGTATCAGTTCGGTATTTGGAAGAAATGCCTTTTAATGGTGGGTCAAAAGAATTTCAAACTATAAAATGGGATTTTAAGACCATACTTGAACATATTAGAAGTGAGCACCCAGATTATTATAAATTAGAATCACCAAAAACATCGACTTCAATTAATTATAAGATTCCTGGTTATAAAGGCACGTTCGGGGTTATTCCTTCTTTTAGTAGAACTTTTTGTGGTAGTTGTAATCGGTTAAGAATTTCAGCAATCGGTGATGTTATCACTTGTTTGTATGCTAAAGCAAGTGCGAATTTAAGAGATATTATGAGAGCTGATGACGTGGAAGAAAATATCAAAAAAGAAATTTTAAAGGCTGTAGGCAGTCGTGCTAAAACTGGTTTTGAAGCACAAGAAAAATATATAGATGTATTTAGTAATTCAATGACTTCAATAGGAGGATAATGCAAAAGAAATTATCACATATAGATGAATCTGGGAATGCTACTATGGTAGACGTTTCTCAAAAAACAGCTTCAGTACGTACCGCAATT includes:
- a CDS encoding M48 family metallopeptidase, with the protein product MDNTFVFYCILFILISEFILATVMNYLNAQRFKDPIPEDLSDVYNTEEYEKSQAYKLTNYKFGVFTSVFSLLLILTFLLFGGFAYVDNIAQNQSDNIIIEALVFFGIIMIGSDIINIPFSYYQTFVIEERFGFNKTTISTFFLDKLKQWAMTIIVGGGILSLVIWFFQWAGTNFWLYTWALVAAFTLFMNVFYSKLIVPLFNKQEPLEAGSLKEKIENYAAHVGFDLQNIFVINGSKRSTKANAYFSGFGKEKRVTLYDTLINDLEEEEIVAVLAHEIGHYKRKHIIYNLATSILLTGLMLLLLSLFINNPEVSLAIGVDRPSFHAALIGFGILYSPISEITGLLMNHFSRKFEYQADDYAKDTYAALPLVTSLKKLSKNSLSNLTPHPAYVFMHYSHPPLIDRIRNLKA
- a CDS encoding TrmH family RNA methyltransferase, translated to MQATKHISSAQNPLIKKILLLKEKSRERKKTGLFVLEGLRELQIASNAGYGIDTILYCETILENTAIIQSFSSDQLISVTLDVYKKLAYRDTTEGIIAIAKSKDHELSSLKFKTKNPLVLIAEAPEKPGNIGALLRTADAANLDAVLIANPKTDLYNPNIIRSSVGCIFSRNVKIGSTTEIISFLKKEGFQIFCAALSASKDYTTVDYKEPTAIVVGTEHSGLSEEWLTNSTQNIIIPMEGEIDSMNVSVSAAILIFEAKRQRKINQ
- a CDS encoding DUF6503 family protein, producing the protein MNKFYLLVLALAIFSCKEAPKKETITEAAEEVVTQVNLDKYPAELNKVFEAHGGLNAWKGYKTLNFEMPNEKFNELQTIDLHKRFDKISTPAYTIGYDGAEVWLLDNTGDYEGKPKFYHNLMFYFYAMPFVLSDDGIKYEEVDALVYEGVSYPGYKISYNSGVGASSTDEYYIHYDAETFEMRWLGYTMTYFSGEPSKKINWINYNDWVKVDAVLLPKSITWHKVEEGEVKGPAKTVNFENATLSTEAKPNGFYSKPENAVIVE
- a CDS encoding MoaD/ThiS family protein; protein product: MNVLFFGITKDIVGSSEINFSDEFKPVNVAELKKQLIDSYPEFSKLNSLAVAVNSEYADDNVTLIGNEEIAIIPPVSGG
- a CDS encoding molybdenum cofactor biosynthesis protein MoaE: MKKVIEIVDEIDTAKVYAELSDANSGGICVFVGAVREFTNNEEVVALEFETYKTMALKEMEKIADSALEKWSLNKVVMRHAVGEKGVEEPVVVVGASSAHRDACFEACRYLIDTLKETVPIWKKEKFKNKTVWVSAHP
- the moaA gene encoding GTP 3',8-cyclase MoaA translates to MLVDNHNRAINYLRLAVTDRCNLRCNYCMPEEGINFAKNDKLFTIDELVKLSEIVVSQGIDKIRITGGEPFVRKDLMVLLRSLSKLEGLNDISVTTNATLIGPYIDELKELGIKNINVSMDAINRETFERITRRDHYDVVYNNMIRLITEGFNVRINFIALDGQNTDDILPMLELTKHYNVSVRYLEEMPFNGGSKEFQTIKWDFKTILEHIRSEHPDYYKLESPKTSTSINYKIPGYKGTFGVIPSFSRTFCGSCNRLRISAIGDVITCLYAKASANLRDIMRADDVEENIKKEILKAVGSRAKTGFEAQEKYIDVFSNSMTSIGG